From the genome of Williamwhitmania taraxaci, one region includes:
- a CDS encoding (2Fe-2S)-binding protein translates to MENDELICSCNDIFRSEIVKAIKSKGLKTIEEVGEATSAGTVCGQCHDDIQLILDELNK, encoded by the coding sequence ATGGAAAATGATGAACTCATTTGCAGCTGTAATGATATTTTCAGGAGTGAGATTGTAAAAGCGATTAAGTCGAAGGGGTTAAAAACCATTGAGGAAGTTGGTGAGGCAACCTCAGCTGGGACTGTTTGTGGCCAATGCCACGACGATATCCAATTAATCCTTGATGAGCTTAATAAGTAA